One stretch of Rhodoferax lithotrophicus DNA includes these proteins:
- the ttcA gene encoding tRNA 2-thiocytidine(32) synthetase TtcA: MTTFFTEPETVATPEQAAPATSQKTKIQREVHKLEKRLCRQVGQAIIDFNMIEEGDRVMVCVSGGKDSFGLLDILLKLQKRAPIHFDIVAVNLDQKQPGFPAHILPEYLSKLGIEYHIETQDTYSIVKKVVPEGKTMCSLCSRLRRGILYGVADKLKITKIALGHHRDDMLHTFFLNMFFAGKLKGMPPKLVSDDGGHIVIRPLAHVAEKDLIAWAAHRQFPIIPCSLCGSQENLQRQEIKRMVNQWERQYPGRTETMFTALQNVVPSHLMDGKRYDFKGIQLTGVADDNGDKAFDAEEFPLPSLPGVSLVQL, from the coding sequence ATGACGACCTTTTTCACCGAACCCGAAACTGTGGCGACACCTGAGCAAGCCGCGCCTGCCACATCCCAAAAAACCAAAATCCAGCGTGAAGTGCACAAGTTGGAAAAGCGCCTATGCCGCCAGGTCGGCCAGGCCATCATCGACTTCAACATGATCGAAGAGGGCGACCGCGTGATGGTCTGCGTGAGCGGCGGAAAAGACAGCTTTGGCCTGCTGGACATTTTGCTCAAGCTGCAAAAACGCGCCCCGATCCACTTTGACATCGTGGCCGTCAACCTGGATCAAAAGCAGCCCGGTTTCCCGGCGCACATCCTGCCCGAGTACCTGAGCAAGCTGGGCATTGAGTACCACATTGAAACCCAGGATACCTACAGCATTGTCAAAAAAGTGGTGCCCGAGGGCAAGACCATGTGCAGCCTGTGCAGCCGCCTGCGCCGCGGCATTTTGTACGGCGTGGCCGACAAGCTCAAGATCACCAAAATCGCCCTCGGCCACCACCGCGACGACATGTTGCACACCTTCTTTTTGAACATGTTCTTTGCCGGCAAACTCAAAGGCATGCCCCCGAAGCTGGTGAGCGACGACGGCGGCCACATCGTGATCCGCCCACTGGCCCATGTGGCTGAAAAAGACCTGATCGCCTGGGCCGCGCACCGGCAGTTCCCGATCATCCCGTGCAGCCTATGTGGCAGCCAGGAAAACCTGCAACGCCAGGAAATCAAGCGCATGGTCAACCAGTGGGAACGCCAGTACCCCGGCCGCACCGAAACCATGTTCACCGCGCTGCAAAATGTGGTGCCCTCGCACCTGATGGATGGCAAACGTTATGACTTCAAAGGTATCCAGCTCACCGGCGTGGCCGATGACAATGGCGACAAGGCCTTTGATGCCGAAGAATTCCCGCTGCCCAGCTTGCCCGGCGTGTCATTGGTGCAACTTTAG
- a CDS encoding dihydroneopterin aldolase, which yields MTTPHSHAVGQQILTLIGLRFDANLGILESEKTAPQPIQVDAELSLGHQPLLPKDDDIMHVLDYRKVRKIIIDECTAEHVNLLETLIGKLATRLMQLPGVKGVRVKIAKLEIFADCEVAIRMETGQW from the coding sequence ATGACCACACCCCACAGCCACGCCGTCGGCCAGCAAATCCTGACATTGATCGGCTTGCGCTTTGATGCCAACCTGGGCATCCTGGAATCCGAAAAAACCGCCCCACAACCGATCCAGGTGGATGCCGAACTGAGTCTGGGCCACCAGCCCCTGCTGCCCAAGGACGACGACATCATGCATGTGCTGGACTACCGCAAGGTGCGCAAGATCATCATCGACGAATGCACCGCCGAACACGTCAACCTGCTCGAAACATTGATTGGCAAACTGGCTACGCGGCTGATGCAACTGCCCGGCGTGAAGGGTGTGCGGGTGAAGATTGCCAAGCTGGAAATTTTTGCCGACTGCGAGGTGGCGATTCGCATGGAAACCGGGCAGTGGTAG
- a CDS encoding SDR family oxidoreductase, which yields MSSPTAPPNSSANAAWPQQPTVLVTGAAKRLGREIALTLAKAGWRVAVHYRDSVEDARKTVADCARLSGTSASFRANLGNETAVRNLLPSVIDKMGHVDAIVNSASTFEHDTPQTFSFAAMEKHLRANAGAAILLSQALHDHLTSRDAKGAVVNLLDQKLWNPNPDFVSYTLSKAALESANTMLALALAPRVRVVGVAPGLTLTSHMLTPEKFESLHKLSPLGHSSTPADVAATVAFALSNQSITGTTLLVDGGQHLMKFERDFSLL from the coding sequence ATGTCCTCCCCCACTGCGCCACCCAACTCATCTGCCAACGCCGCATGGCCGCAACAGCCCACCGTACTGGTCACGGGAGCCGCCAAACGCCTGGGGCGGGAAATTGCCCTGACCCTGGCCAAAGCGGGCTGGCGCGTTGCCGTGCACTACCGGGATTCGGTTGAAGATGCTCGCAAAACTGTAGCTGACTGCGCACGTTTATCGGGGACTAGCGCCTCATTTCGTGCCAATCTCGGGAACGAAACAGCGGTGCGCAACCTGTTGCCCAGCGTGATCGACAAGATGGGCCATGTGGATGCCATTGTCAACAGCGCCTCCACTTTTGAGCATGACACCCCCCAGACCTTCAGCTTTGCGGCCATGGAAAAACACCTGCGCGCCAACGCCGGGGCGGCCATTTTGCTCAGCCAGGCCTTGCATGACCACCTGACCAGCCGCGATGCCAAAGGGGCGGTGGTCAACCTGCTGGACCAGAAACTGTGGAACCCCAACCCCGATTTCGTCAGCTACACCCTGTCCAAGGCCGCGCTGGAGTCAGCCAACACCATGCTGGCGCTGGCGCTGGCCCCGCGCGTGCGGGTGGTGGGTGTCGCCCCCGGCCTGACACTCACCAGCCACATGCTGACCCCCGAGAAATTCGAGAGCTTGCACAAGCTCTCGCCTCTGGGCCACTCGTCCACACCAGCCGATGTCGCCGCCACGGTGGCGTTTGCCCTGAGCAACCAGTCCATCACCGGCACCACCCTGCTGGTTGATGGTGGTCAGCACCTGATGAAATTCGAGCGCGACTTCTCTTTGCTCTGA
- a CDS encoding class I SAM-dependent methyltransferase, whose product MTTQTSLTSELSHHIAQHLHQAGGWIGFDTFMDLALYAPGLGYYAHGSTKFGALPYTVQEGAKVAGSDFVTAPEITPLYGWTLAKQVAQALAVTGTHEVWEFGAGSGALALQVLQALHAMGVVVSRYTIVDISDSLRARQQATLAGFADQVRWVNALPEDMQGVVLGNEVLDAMPVKLLARVGGLWHERGVALGGGDDAGTPGFVWQDRATDLRPSLDIPGEHDYLTEIHPQGESFVRTLGQKLSAGAIFLIDYGFPEAEYYHPQRHMGTVMCHQAHQVDDDPLSRVGQKDITAHVNFTGVAVAGNEADLGVLGYCNQARFLMNCGFLTHMEAADLPTRVMAQKLIMEHEMGEFFKVIGFYKGEPWQAIGFELGDKTHTL is encoded by the coding sequence ATGACGACACAGACAAGTTTAACGAGTGAGCTTTCACACCACATTGCCCAGCACCTGCACCAAGCCGGTGGCTGGATCGGTTTTGATACCTTCATGGATCTGGCGCTGTATGCCCCCGGCCTGGGGTACTACGCCCATGGCAGTACCAAATTTGGTGCCTTGCCTTACACCGTGCAGGAGGGAGCCAAGGTGGCCGGCAGTGATTTTGTCACCGCGCCGGAAATCACCCCGTTGTATGGATGGACGCTGGCCAAGCAGGTGGCGCAAGCCCTGGCGGTGACCGGCACACACGAAGTCTGGGAGTTTGGTGCCGGTTCGGGTGCGCTGGCGCTGCAGGTGTTGCAGGCTTTGCACGCCATGGGGGTGGTGGTGTCGCGCTACACCATTGTGGACATTTCAGACAGCTTGCGGGCGCGTCAACAAGCCACTTTGGCGGGCTTTGCCGATCAGGTGCGCTGGGTCAATGCCTTGCCGGAAGACATGCAGGGCGTGGTATTGGGCAACGAAGTGCTGGATGCCATGCCGGTGAAATTGCTGGCGCGGGTGGGGGGCCTCTGGCATGAGCGCGGCGTGGCGCTGGGGGGGGGCGATGACGCTGGCACGCCTGGTTTTGTCTGGCAAGACCGTGCCACTGATTTGCGTCCCTCTTTGGATATTCCGGGCGAACACGATTACCTGACCGAAATTCACCCGCAAGGCGAGTCGTTTGTCCGCACCCTGGGGCAAAAACTCAGTGCCGGGGCTATCTTCCTGATCGACTATGGTTTTCCCGAGGCGGAGTACTACCACCCACAGCGCCACATGGGCACGGTGATGTGCCACCAGGCCCATCAGGTGGACGATGACCCTTTGAGCCGTGTTGGCCAGAAAGACATCACCGCTCACGTCAACTTCACCGGCGTGGCCGTGGCAGGTAATGAGGCTGATCTGGGCGTGCTGGGCTACTGCAACCAGGCCCGGTTTTTGATGAACTGCGGTTTTCTCACCCACATGGAGGCCGCTGACCTGCCGACCCGCGTGATGGCGCAGAAACTCATCATGGAGCATGAAATGGGCGAGTTTTTCAAGGTGATCGGGTTTTACAAAGGAGAGCCCTGGCAGGCCATCGGTTTTGAGTTGGGCGACAAAACCCACACCTTGTAG
- a CDS encoding DUF2905 domain-containing protein translates to MIRWLIVVFLILVLINGVTPWLQKLGFGRLPGDLRFRIFGKEFFIPLTTTIILSMVAAAIARFL, encoded by the coding sequence ATGATTCGCTGGCTGATAGTTGTATTTCTGATCCTGGTGCTGATCAATGGTGTGACCCCCTGGTTGCAAAAACTGGGTTTTGGCCGCTTGCCGGGTGACTTGCGTTTCAGGATTTTCGGCAAAGAGTTTTTTATTCCCCTGACCACCACCATCATCCTGAGCATGGTGGCCGCAGCCATTGCACGCTTTCTTTAA